The Macrococcoides canis genome has a window encoding:
- a CDS encoding FUSC family protein, translating to MAEYYKRLFYIDVKKINVAKGTVQFILMLIPLLIFYIFDSIGSGLLFSIGTLSNIYVFNGTKRSKIKTIVVSTIGLALAMILGSLTAESMLLFGILLFCFATIPYYVCNTLSIKGPSSTFFIVAYGLGSIMPYQPELALYRGILVISGGILTVIIIAMIDEFYGNRYIDDLVAEDYNSILKLMRSFNNDDFETINEHVMRSLMTTSDALSSVKPAITQQQPEYERTLLLHQLAEGIYAEVLDVKAKGIEQLSEDLMNMMDKIVSMVKEREYPQSGWTRNFRIDESFNHIAALIYKTEEILFAPTKHIEIRTLNTRPHFITRLIRNITPESNAFVISIKYAVIMALAITIALVFHIDRPYWIALTVHSVLVGNTTLLSLERATSRFVGTLIGIAVVALILWLNPDTIWILILIAITAGINEMLVASNYTFAMISITTQVLLMSGIAVGHLSISFAYLRITDVVIGVLIAVVGVTIIGRKSASNKLPEVVATLLRIQASTFYYLYASNHKIKDPRNEMFKLYLNLSNVKMTYSNAYGEFSANKQVLKNYYLIIFLTEQITFLLNRQLRDGHTKCIDNEVLGHYLLAFERVAQQLEKGILFPSLTLESIDGAHQLQQLLSELQQIKLLK from the coding sequence ATGGCAGAGTATTACAAAAGGTTGTTTTATATTGATGTGAAGAAGATTAATGTTGCTAAAGGTACTGTACAATTTATTTTAATGTTAATTCCATTGTTGATATTTTATATATTTGACAGCATTGGCTCAGGATTACTGTTTTCGATTGGCACATTATCTAATATTTATGTTTTCAATGGTACAAAAAGATCTAAGATTAAAACGATTGTCGTATCTACCATAGGGCTTGCGCTTGCGATGATTCTAGGATCATTAACAGCTGAGAGTATGTTGTTATTCGGTATACTGTTATTTTGTTTCGCTACGATTCCATATTATGTGTGTAATACATTGAGTATTAAAGGGCCGAGTTCTACGTTTTTCATTGTAGCTTATGGCTTAGGTTCTATTATGCCTTATCAACCGGAACTTGCGTTATATAGAGGAATTCTAGTAATTTCTGGAGGGATATTGACGGTAATAATAATTGCGATGATTGATGAATTCTATGGAAATCGCTATATCGATGACCTCGTAGCAGAAGATTATAATAGTATTCTTAAACTGATGCGCAGTTTTAACAACGATGACTTCGAAACTATCAATGAACATGTAATGCGTTCATTGATGACTACAAGCGACGCATTATCCTCCGTAAAACCCGCCATTACCCAGCAGCAGCCAGAGTATGAACGTACATTGCTATTGCATCAACTTGCAGAAGGAATTTATGCAGAAGTTTTAGATGTTAAAGCAAAAGGCATTGAGCAGTTGAGTGAAGATTTAATGAATATGATGGACAAGATAGTGAGTATGGTGAAAGAGAGAGAGTACCCCCAATCGGGATGGACGAGAAATTTTAGGATAGATGAATCATTCAATCATATTGCAGCTTTAATTTATAAAACTGAAGAAATATTATTCGCACCAACGAAACATATTGAAATAAGAACATTAAATACAAGACCACACTTTATTACTCGCCTTATACGTAATATTACGCCTGAATCCAATGCATTTGTTATTTCGATAAAATATGCAGTAATTATGGCATTAGCGATAACGATTGCGCTTGTTTTTCATATTGATCGTCCATATTGGATCGCGCTTACTGTACATTCTGTCCTAGTTGGAAATACAACGCTATTAAGTCTGGAGCGCGCAACTTCAAGGTTTGTTGGCACATTAATAGGTATCGCAGTTGTAGCATTGATATTATGGTTGAATCCTGACACAATTTGGATACTTATATTAATTGCAATCACTGCAGGAATAAACGAGATGCTTGTAGCATCAAATTATACCTTTGCGATGATTTCTATAACAACACAAGTATTGCTGATGTCTGGTATTGCTGTTGGACACCTTTCTATTTCATTTGCTTATTTAAGAATCACTGATGTAGTCATCGGAGTGCTCATTGCAGTAGTAGGAGTCACGATTATCGGACGCAAATCAGCTAGTAATAAATTACCTGAAGTAGTTGCGACCTTACTGCGTATCCAGGCATCTACATTTTATTATTTATATGCATCGAATCACAAAATTAAAGATCCCAGAAATGAAATGTTCAAACTATATTTAAATCTTTCTAATGTAAAGATGACATATTCGAATGCATACGGAGAATTTTCAGCAAATAAACAGGTGCTCAAAAATTATTATTTAATAATATTTTTAACAGAACAAATTACATTTTTACTAAACAGACAATTAAGAGATGGACATACAAAATGTATAGATAACGAAGTACTAGGCCATTATTTATTAGCATTTGAAAGGGTAGCGCAACAACTAGAAAAAGGAATCTTATTTCCTTCATTAACACTTGAATCTATTGATGGTGCGCATCAATTACAACAATTATTAAGTGAACTCCAACAAATAAAATTATTGAAATAA
- a CDS encoding MFS transporter codes for MKKDIKLMLSLPILSWALYDFSNTIFSANIITLFFPQFVTEHFGKDPVTEQLASTWIAYSASIAALLLIILSPIYGVYIDRTNHKKKWVIVFTLIVFLCTFGMGYVYKHPLEGSILDVPVTFLMIIILFTIAKFMYNSSLVFYDAMLPSLTSKENHSVISGYGVALGYMGTLFGVISIMMFVGTKDAGETFIPTAIMFLLFSLPIFIFGKDGKRQEVVNHSSIKSGYKEVIETFKLAKTKPAIYIFLIVYFFLNDALATAISMMQPYATTVVGFTSQQFIVIFMAATVFSVIGAFVFGYIAKHIGSLKALHYVGLVLMIALILASLPLPKEVFYICAVLFGIAMGSIWVISRTLIIELAPEEHVGQFFGLFSMSGKLSAVIGPFIYGTITLLLKDYGPLASRIAILSLFIMALFAYILHFKVIKTAKIG; via the coding sequence ATGAAAAAAGATATTAAATTAATGCTGTCATTGCCAATCTTAAGCTGGGCTTTATATGACTTTAGCAACACTATTTTCAGCGCCAATATTATTACATTGTTCTTTCCTCAATTTGTAACAGAGCACTTTGGTAAAGATCCGGTAACTGAACAGTTAGCATCGACCTGGATTGCATATTCAGCAAGTATCGCGGCTTTATTGTTAATTATATTGAGTCCGATATATGGTGTGTATATTGATCGGACGAATCATAAAAAGAAATGGGTTATTGTATTTACTTTGATAGTATTTTTATGCACATTTGGTATGGGATATGTCTATAAACACCCTTTAGAAGGCAGCATTTTAGATGTGCCTGTGACTTTTTTGATGATTATAATCTTGTTTACTATTGCTAAGTTTATGTATAACTCAAGTCTTGTATTTTATGATGCGATGTTGCCGAGTTTAACAAGTAAAGAAAATCACTCCGTCATATCCGGTTATGGCGTGGCATTAGGATATATGGGAACGTTATTTGGTGTAATTTCAATTATGATGTTTGTAGGGACGAAAGATGCTGGAGAGACTTTTATACCCACTGCGATTATGTTTCTCTTGTTTAGTCTGCCGATATTTATCTTCGGTAAAGATGGAAAACGACAAGAAGTAGTCAATCATTCTTCGATAAAATCTGGATATAAAGAAGTGATAGAAACATTTAAGTTAGCGAAAACAAAGCCTGCCATTTATATCTTTTTGATTGTGTATTTCTTCTTAAACGATGCACTTGCAACAGCAATTAGCATGATGCAGCCTTATGCTACAACGGTTGTCGGTTTCACGAGTCAGCAGTTTATAGTGATATTCATGGCAGCTACAGTATTCAGTGTAATCGGAGCATTTGTGTTTGGCTATATCGCAAAGCATATAGGATCATTAAAGGCACTGCATTACGTCGGACTCGTGTTGATGATTGCATTAATATTAGCGAGTCTTCCTCTACCGAAAGAAGTCTTCTATATATGTGCAGTGCTGTTTGGAATTGCGATGGGCTCAATATGGGTAATTTCCAGGACCTTAATTATTGAATTAGCACCGGAAGAACATGTTGGACAATTCTTCGGTTTGTTTTCGATGAGTGGGAAATTGTCAGCGGTGATTGGGCCATTCATATATGGAACTATCACATTACTATTGAAAGATTATGGTCCACTTGCGAGTAGAATAGCAATATTATCTTTGTTTATTATGGCGTTATTTGCCTATATACTTCATTTTAAAGTTATTAAAACAGCGAAAATTGGATAG